A single Watersipora subatra chromosome 7, tzWatSuba1.1, whole genome shotgun sequence DNA region contains:
- the LOC137399390 gene encoding chorion peroxidase-like yields the protein MAGTPYNRILLPKYENGNGARRITEIASRNALKSPRQISTTVTVTNVLLNTDGVSSHVMQWGQFIAHEFTQLSLADPTAACCPDQIFLATENRAGTRAELAEVRALVAEERGEVCQQIELEDDPVYRQDVCINHIRSAEATPHNCVQGQREQMNSITHVFDASNVYGSSQETQSTLRALTGGRMATQTINGIVLPPADTANCPANVDRCPFAGGDNRINTTPNLVSAHTSFIIKHNQIADGLAAINRNWDDERLFQETRRIIAAIQSNIHFYEWLPIVLGEPTIRKYRLQRYDGYDSNVNPAIYNELAAAAFRFGHSLINGRFVLEKDDGIDVTADLQINFNNVTSIYNDGTKQCIRGLSRDIPWRADKNFPAPMRDFLFNKMIDIVSLNINRGRDHGLNSYVDYRRHYRLSVPRNFNDLRATHPSEVVDQLSSLYTTVDDVELYIAGVTEFPVQGGLIGEVFANILGDGFRNSRKGDRFFFESSTSGLSRAQMDAIRRYSYAQLTCEAQGLPTIVNQLFYNEKVEGVRTVNCSNFPALDLNLWRDGGDVTPTCYWETANIGPCCYSYRFICRKCIGESRSCRCPGSWGLWERCEE from the exons ATGGCTGGAACACCATATAACAGAATTCTTTTACCCAAATATGAAAATG GAAACGGAGCTAGAAGAATAACAGAAATTGCATCAAGAAATGCTCTGAAGTCTCCGCGTCAGATTTCTACTACGGTTACTGTGACCAATGTTTTACTGAACACTGATGGTGTCAGCTCTCACGTCATGCAGTGGGGACAGTTCATCGCTCATGAGTTCACCCAGCTCTCGCTAGCAGACC CCACAGCTGCCTGTTGCCCAGACCAAATCTTTCTGGCCACTGAAAACCGTGCAGGTACTCGAGCCGAGCTAGCGGAGGTCAGAGCTCTTGTAGCAGAAGAAAGAGGAGAGGTTTGTCAGCAAATTGAACTCGAAGATGATCCAGTATATAGACAGGACGTCTGCATAAACCATATAAGGTCTGCAGAAGCGACTCCACACAACTGTGTTCAAG GACAGAGGGAGCAGATGAATTCCATCACTCATGTTTTTGATGCATCCAACGTTTATGGCAGCTCACAAGAAACTCAGAGTACGCTAAGGGCACTCACCGGAGGTAGAATGGCGACTCAAACAATTAATGGCATTGTACTTCCTCCTGCCGATACAGCAAATTGTCCTGCCAATGTTGATAGGTGTCCTTTCGCGGGTGGAGACAACAGAATCAACACAACCC CAAATCTAGTCTCAGCTCACACCTCTTTCATTATCAAACACAACCAGATAGCCGATGGACTCGCTGCTATCAACAGGAATTGGGATGATGAGAGGCTTTTTCAG GAAACAAGAAGAATAATCGCTGCCATACAATCAAACATTCATTTCTATGAGTGGCTGCCGATAGTTCTGGGGGAGCCAACTATCAGAAAGTACAGACTACAGAGATATGATGGCTATGACAGCAATGTGAATCCAGCCATTTA TAATGAGTTAGCTGCAGCTGCCTTCAGATTTGGTCATTCTCTAATCAATGGGAGGTTTGTCTTGGAGAAGGACGATGGAATAGATGTGACCGCTGACCTGCAAATCAACTTCAACAATGTCACCAGCATTTATAACGACG GCACCAAGCAGTGTATTAGAGGTCTTAGCAGAGATATACCATGGCGAGCTGACAAGAACTTTCCTGCTCCT atGCGAGACTTCCTGTTTAACAAAATGATAGATATTGTATCTCTGAACATCAATCGTGGCCGTGACCATGGGCTCAACTCGTATGTTGACTACAG GAGACACTATAGACTCTCTGTACCACGGAACTTCAACGACCTCCGTGCTACTCACCCCTCAGAAGTTGTTGATCAGCTGAGTAGTCTATATACAACAGTTGATGATGTTGAGCTCTACATCGCAG GAGTGACAGAGTTTCCAGTACAAGGAGGTCTGATAGGAGAGGTCTTTGCTAATATACTTGGTGATGGATTTAGAAACTCCAGGAAAGGAGACAGATTTTTTTTTGAGAGCTCTACTAGTGGTCTATCTCGAG CTCAAATGGACGCAATCAGACGATACTCTTATGCTCAGCTGACTTGTGAAGCCCAAGGTCTGCCTACTATTGTCAACCAACTATTCTACAATGAAAAAGT TGAGGGTGTTCGGACTGTTAACTGCTCAAACTTCCCAGCTCTTGACCTTAATCTCTGGCGGGATGGAGGAGATGTAACACCGACCTGTTATTGGGAGACAGCTAACATTGGTCCCTGCTGTTACA